One window from the genome of Bdellovibrio sp. NC01 encodes:
- a CDS encoding Hsp70 family protein gives MSDSILAIDFGTSNSLVGAFHNGKTHLALPVDPKAADPSMMRTLLYFPNPDLCYYGSEAIQQYIEQDMEGRLFRSFKSHLPNQNYLGTVLDNRILTLESMVGIFLLELKKRAEKALGTTVERAVIGRPARYSMDPVADGFALHRMEKAAAWAGFKDVQFVPEPLAAAFDYRKEIKEEKIVLIGDFGGGTSDFTLIKLRPDGFDKKDVLAIDGCPMAGDALDSVFMSHKLNEYFGAKSRYRLPMSSNVLSMPVTITQRLNHPAHIVHLKEKDTYEFIREVRKSSLTGKDKESIDRLFALIEDQQIFPFFERIEKTKRDLSANAETDFDFDYPGIEVAEKFTAQQFIDWAQTTREKIFESLDQCLQSAGVTSDQVELVCITGGTAKVPFIQKEFEKRFGQAKLQTQSHFHSVLGGLVESAAFWGHGQKVT, from the coding sequence ATGTCTGATTCCATTCTTGCCATCGACTTCGGTACCAGCAATTCACTTGTAGGTGCTTTTCATAACGGAAAAACTCATCTTGCTTTGCCAGTAGATCCTAAAGCTGCTGATCCAAGCATGATGCGCACTCTTTTGTATTTTCCAAATCCTGATCTTTGTTACTACGGTAGCGAGGCGATTCAACAATACATTGAGCAAGACATGGAAGGACGCCTGTTTCGTTCTTTCAAATCGCACCTTCCCAACCAAAACTATTTGGGAACAGTTTTAGATAATCGCATCCTGACTTTAGAAAGCATGGTAGGAATTTTCCTGCTTGAGCTTAAAAAGCGTGCGGAAAAAGCACTAGGCACAACAGTTGAGCGTGCTGTCATCGGTAGACCTGCTCGTTATTCAATGGACCCTGTTGCTGATGGCTTCGCCCTTCATCGCATGGAAAAAGCTGCAGCATGGGCAGGATTTAAAGATGTCCAATTCGTTCCCGAACCTTTAGCCGCCGCCTTCGACTATCGCAAAGAGATCAAAGAAGAGAAAATCGTTTTGATCGGTGACTTTGGTGGCGGGACTTCAGACTTTACTTTAATTAAATTGCGCCCCGACGGTTTTGATAAAAAAGACGTCCTTGCGATCGACGGTTGCCCTATGGCAGGCGACGCCCTTGATAGCGTGTTCATGAGTCATAAATTGAATGAATATTTCGGCGCAAAGTCGCGATATCGTTTACCTATGAGCAGCAACGTCCTAAGCATGCCTGTGACGATCACACAAAGATTGAACCACCCTGCTCACATCGTGCACCTGAAAGAAAAAGACACTTACGAATTCATCCGCGAAGTTCGTAAGTCCTCTTTAACGGGTAAAGATAAAGAGTCTATTGATCGCTTGTTCGCACTCATTGAAGACCAACAGATCTTCCCATTCTTTGAGCGCATCGAAAAAACCAAACGCGATCTTTCAGCAAATGCTGAAACTGATTTTGATTTCGACTATCCAGGAATCGAAGTCGCAGAGAAGTTCACGGCCCAACAGTTTATCGATTGGGCGCAAACGACTCGCGAAAAAATCTTCGAATCCCTAGACCAGTGCCTTCAATCTGCAGGCGTCACTTCAGATCAAGTCGAGCTTGTCTGCATCACCGGCGGAACTGCGAAGGTTCCTTTTATTCAAAAGGAATTCGAGAAACGCTTCGGTCAGGCAAAACTGCAAACTCAATCTCACTTCCACTCGGTTTTAGGTGGACTTGTGGAGTCGGCTGCGTTTTGGGGACACGGCCAAAAGGTGACTTAA
- a CDS encoding PilZ domain-containing protein — MKTQVLLTGISIIPKIFKREKNFEMMVVANPYDIREIAADNKEPMVVVAYLPFLEMRHFDLYTHFQKTYPNMQTIFVVNELSANMKLKLKHNEDFVVLWKTEENSLIDNIKKALNGKHVKLRQDKREPHEVRGLLSPSTLPVGNTKTFKPMLPGHFENISPHGSCLKISAKFYEPKDFVNLSYQNKEGDFITVQGQVRWSKWNSSEQVQELGLHFVSSE; from the coding sequence ATGAAGACACAAGTTTTACTGACAGGTATTTCAATCATTCCAAAAATTTTTAAGCGCGAAAAAAATTTCGAGATGATGGTCGTTGCAAATCCTTACGACATCCGTGAAATCGCTGCTGATAATAAAGAGCCGATGGTTGTTGTTGCTTATTTGCCATTCTTAGAAATGCGTCACTTCGATTTATATACACATTTCCAAAAAACATATCCCAACATGCAAACGATTTTTGTCGTGAACGAACTTTCCGCCAACATGAAACTAAAACTAAAACACAATGAAGATTTCGTGGTTCTATGGAAAACCGAAGAAAACAGTCTCATTGATAATATTAAAAAAGCGTTGAACGGCAAACACGTCAAACTTCGCCAGGATAAGCGCGAACCACACGAAGTGCGAGGCCTATTAAGTCCTTCAACACTTCCCGTGGGCAATACCAAAACTTTTAAACCGATGCTTCCGGGGCATTTTGAAAACATATCGCCACATGGTTCGTGTTTGAAAATTTCAGCAAAGTTTTATGAGCCGAAAGACTTCGTAAATCTTTCATATCAAAACAAAGAAGGCGATTTCATCACTGTGCAAGGACAAGTGCGCTGGTCGAAGTGGAACTCTTCAGAACAAGTGCAAGAGCTTGGCCTGCACTTTGTTTCTTCTGAATAA
- a CDS encoding SDR family oxidoreductase: MSKHYTLITGASGGIGYELAQNFAKDGHNLILTARSKAAMDELAEKLRKDYGVQVQVFAADLSQATECLNLQTFCEDGGFVIENLVNNAGFGDHEKFLNADWKKLEEMMRLNMESLVRLTHEFLPGMVERKSGGVLNVASTAAFQPGPFMAVYYATKAFVLSFSEALNEELAGTGVHVTSLCPGPTKSGFQKTANMDKAKLFEMLNIPSSAAVAEYGYRAFKKKKAVAIHGLMNKIMVQSLRVSPRFLILKVVRLLQGK, from the coding sequence ATGTCGAAACATTACACTCTTATAACCGGTGCGAGCGGTGGCATTGGCTACGAACTTGCGCAAAATTTTGCGAAGGATGGACATAACCTCATTCTGACGGCGCGTTCAAAAGCTGCAATGGATGAGTTGGCAGAAAAGCTGCGTAAAGACTATGGCGTTCAGGTGCAAGTTTTTGCAGCGGATCTGAGTCAAGCGACGGAGTGTTTGAATTTGCAAACTTTCTGCGAAGACGGTGGTTTTGTGATTGAAAATCTTGTGAATAACGCGGGCTTCGGCGATCACGAGAAGTTCTTGAACGCCGATTGGAAAAAACTAGAAGAGATGATGCGTTTAAATATGGAGTCTCTTGTGCGTCTGACACATGAATTCTTACCTGGCATGGTGGAGCGTAAGTCAGGTGGTGTTTTGAATGTCGCCTCAACGGCGGCATTTCAACCCGGCCCGTTTATGGCTGTTTACTATGCAACGAAAGCATTTGTGTTGAGTTTTTCAGAAGCCTTGAATGAAGAACTTGCTGGTACCGGGGTTCATGTCACGTCCTTGTGCCCCGGCCCAACAAAGTCTGGCTTTCAAAAAACGGCCAACATGGATAAAGCCAAACTTTTTGAAATGCTGAACATTCCTAGTTCAGCAGCAGTCGCAGAATACGGATATCGCGCTTTTAAAAAGAAGAAGGCGGTGGCCATCCATGGCCTCATGAATAAGATCATGGTTCAATCCTTGAGAGTGTCGCCCCGATTTTTAATACTTAAAGTTGTTCGCCTTCTTCAAGGTAAGTAA
- a CDS encoding AI-2E family transporter has translation MIEALRNRSNVVISILLVLLLVSFFIINIPFVLPFIIAGIFALGLNDFINRTTARLKLPRGLIITLVTVIGLAIFWVPLSLAIYRLITVVKLPQNLDSGHITQQLNTLKNFAVSVIERISNIVGVDLTSPVRETLDNLMHRLGSFVFTFSTDVISSAPAVLFNLTMFLIFLIVLLAQANSFKGFVMKYSLLDEPLTEKIIAVVKRACATTLFSTFVIGVIQACTIGFGSLICGEGDFWIVTPITFVLSFIPVIGAAPVGFLLALLAFIGGRNGAGFGMVAFATVAGTIDNLLKPILISGKDDDTPAIVGFTCVVGAVIVMGLPGLLIGPVICNVVTQTVPILIPELHKTKGNES, from the coding sequence ATGATTGAAGCTTTAAGAAATAGATCGAACGTTGTGATTTCTATCCTGTTGGTATTGTTGCTGGTAAGCTTCTTTATCATCAACATTCCCTTTGTCTTGCCATTCATTATTGCCGGCATTTTTGCTTTGGGACTGAATGATTTCATCAACCGCACAACGGCGCGCTTAAAACTTCCGCGCGGCTTGATCATCACCCTCGTCACGGTTATTGGACTAGCGATTTTCTGGGTGCCACTTAGCCTAGCCATCTACCGCTTAATCACCGTGGTAAAACTGCCGCAGAATCTTGATTCAGGCCACATCACACAGCAACTAAATACTCTAAAGAATTTTGCTGTTAGCGTGATCGAAAGAATCTCAAACATTGTCGGAGTTGATTTGACTTCGCCGGTTCGTGAGACTTTGGACAACCTCATGCACCGTTTAGGTTCATTTGTTTTTACATTTTCAACGGACGTCATTAGCTCAGCCCCGGCTGTTCTGTTCAATCTCACAATGTTTTTAATCTTCTTGATCGTGTTGCTTGCACAGGCGAACTCGTTCAAAGGATTTGTGATGAAGTACAGCTTGCTGGATGAGCCGTTAACTGAAAAAATCATCGCTGTCGTTAAACGAGCTTGCGCGACGACTTTATTTTCAACTTTCGTCATCGGCGTGATTCAAGCGTGTACGATTGGCTTCGGAAGTTTGATTTGTGGTGAAGGTGATTTCTGGATTGTGACGCCAATTACTTTTGTATTGTCGTTCATTCCAGTGATTGGCGCAGCCCCCGTCGGCTTCCTGCTGGCCCTTCTTGCATTTATCGGCGGCAGAAACGGCGCGGGTTTCGGGATGGTGGCATTTGCGACTGTCGCGGGCACGATTGACAATCTTTTGAAGCCGATTTTAATCAGCGGCAAAGACGATGACACTCCGGCGATCGTGGGCTTCACATGCGTTGTGGGCGCAGTTATCGTCATGGGTTTACCGGGACTCCTGATCGGCCCGGTCATTTGCAACGTGGTTACTCAAACTGTACCAATTTTGATTCCAGAACTTCATAAAACAAAAGGAAATGAGTCATGA
- a CDS encoding fumarate hydratase — protein MSFKYSPLYEKQKDTTQYKKISSDHVRVEKLGDKEVLIVEPEALELLAQEALSDVSHLLRPAHMAKLEKILQDPEASPNDRFVAMDLIKNAIIAAQMEFPSCQDTGTAIVVGKKGERVFTGFDDKEFLSKGIFNTYQKRNLRFSQMAPISFFEEKNTGTNLPAQIDIYSEQGDEYNFLFMAKGGGSANKSYLYQKTKAVLNPEGFEKFVRETLNSLGTAACPPYHLAFCVGGTSAEETLKVVKYASAGYLDGLPTSGNESGRAYRDLEMEKQVEQWARETGIGAQFGGKYFVHDVRVIRLPRHGASCPIGVGVSCSADRNIKAKITREGLFLEQLELHPEQYLPNHLKDASAEAITIDLNKPIAENLKILSQQKVATRVMLNGPMIVARDIAHAKLKEKVDRGEGVPEYFKQFAVYYAGPAKTPKGYASGSFGPTTSERMDPYVGTFQSLGGSMIMLGKGNRSPQVTEACKQYGGFYLGSIGGPAARLGKECITKVEVLDFPELGMESVWKIEVKDFPAFIIVDDKGNDFFKSVIRKL, from the coding sequence ATGTCATTTAAGTATTCTCCTCTCTACGAAAAGCAAAAAGATACAACTCAATACAAAAAGATCTCTTCAGATCACGTTCGTGTTGAAAAACTCGGCGATAAAGAAGTTCTGATTGTTGAACCAGAGGCCTTGGAGCTTTTGGCGCAAGAAGCACTGAGCGATGTTTCGCATCTTCTTCGTCCAGCTCACATGGCGAAGCTTGAAAAAATTCTTCAAGATCCTGAAGCTTCACCAAATGATCGCTTCGTGGCGATGGATTTAATTAAGAACGCTATCATCGCGGCACAAATGGAATTCCCATCATGCCAAGATACCGGCACAGCGATTGTTGTCGGTAAAAAAGGTGAGCGTGTGTTCACTGGTTTTGATGATAAAGAGTTCTTGTCGAAAGGTATTTTCAATACCTATCAAAAACGCAATTTGCGCTTTTCGCAGATGGCGCCCATTTCTTTCTTTGAAGAAAAAAATACGGGCACAAATTTGCCAGCACAAATCGACATCTATTCTGAACAAGGTGACGAGTACAATTTCTTGTTCATGGCTAAAGGTGGCGGCTCTGCGAACAAATCTTATTTGTATCAAAAAACCAAAGCGGTTTTGAATCCTGAAGGTTTTGAAAAATTCGTGCGCGAGACTTTGAATTCTTTAGGAACTGCGGCGTGTCCTCCGTATCACTTGGCTTTCTGCGTGGGTGGTACGTCGGCGGAAGAGACTTTGAAAGTTGTTAAATACGCCTCTGCAGGTTACTTGGATGGTCTTCCAACTTCGGGCAATGAATCAGGTCGCGCTTATCGCGATCTTGAGATGGAAAAGCAAGTTGAACAATGGGCGCGTGAGACTGGTATCGGTGCACAATTCGGTGGTAAATACTTCGTGCACGATGTGCGCGTGATTCGTTTGCCTCGTCACGGTGCAAGCTGTCCTATCGGCGTGGGCGTAAGCTGTTCTGCGGATAGAAATATCAAAGCGAAGATCACTCGTGAAGGTTTGTTCCTTGAGCAATTGGAACTTCACCCAGAACAATATCTGCCAAATCATTTGAAAGATGCTTCAGCGGAAGCGATCACGATTGATTTGAATAAGCCGATTGCTGAAAACTTGAAAATCTTGTCGCAACAAAAAGTGGCGACGCGTGTGATGTTAAATGGTCCGATGATCGTAGCGCGTGATATCGCGCATGCGAAGCTGAAAGAAAAAGTAGATCGCGGTGAAGGTGTGCCTGAATACTTCAAGCAATTTGCCGTGTATTACGCAGGCCCTGCCAAAACTCCAAAAGGTTATGCATCGGGTTCCTTCGGACCTACGACTTCAGAGCGTATGGACCCTTACGTGGGAACGTTCCAATCTTTGGGTGGTTCGATGATCATGTTGGGTAAAGGCAATCGTTCGCCACAAGTCACAGAAGCTTGTAAGCAGTACGGTGGTTTCTATTTAGGTTCCATCGGTGGTCCAGCGGCACGTTTGGGTAAAGAGTGTATTACGAAAGTGGAAGTACTCGATTTCCCAGAGTTGGGCATGGAATCAGTTTGGAAAATTGAAGTAAAAGATTTCCCAGCGTTTATTATCGTTGATGATAAAGGTAATGACTTCTTTAAATCAGTGATCAGAAAACTGTAA
- a CDS encoding MFS transporter has protein sequence MALLLVSLCLAAVIFLYFANNPLNHTRKFMIRRFVNWFPLGMSYAFLYMGRYNLNVAKNALGDMMTKEQFGLIFAAGTITYGFSFLLNGPIVDKIGGKKGIIIATLGAAIMNMAMGGATYLYMMGRLKTNMVVLFSVLFALNMFFQSYGAVSIIKVKAYWFHVRERGVFGAIFGTLISFGVYFAFDWGQAIVEASKLHPTDTSWFTGMIQHLFAIDTLTTNATWLVFFIPSFLLVVWALIDMVLLKDSPKEANFDDFDTADASSGDDENVQITMSLVLKKVFSSPIMYTIALVDFTSGVLRNGIMQWYLVFAHEMKDKDPVYFAGTEFFTKNWGLLLCLTGIIGGFVAGMVSDRLFQSRRGPPAAINNMIMIVLLAVMAFFLFSNPTVVGSAAVLMTLAVIGVHSLMSGTAAADFGGKKMTATASGIVDGCVYLGSGLQSLAIGYLSAKSWAYWPLFLIPFAIMGLFLSIKMWNELPKATKEYILRMEKEEEAKQNANATNQVADPV, from the coding sequence ATGGCATTATTACTCGTGAGCTTATGTCTCGCTGCGGTAATTTTCTTGTACTTCGCGAACAATCCTTTAAACCACACGCGAAAGTTCATGATTCGTCGATTCGTTAACTGGTTCCCGCTGGGTATGAGCTATGCCTTCTTATATATGGGCCGCTACAACCTGAACGTTGCGAAGAATGCTTTGGGCGACATGATGACCAAAGAACAATTCGGTTTGATCTTCGCTGCCGGTACAATCACTTACGGTTTTTCTTTCCTTCTAAATGGTCCCATCGTCGATAAGATCGGCGGTAAAAAAGGTATCATCATCGCGACATTGGGTGCAGCGATCATGAATATGGCCATGGGTGGCGCGACTTATCTGTATATGATGGGTCGTTTGAAAACAAATATGGTTGTTTTGTTCTCTGTGTTGTTTGCACTCAACATGTTCTTCCAATCTTACGGTGCGGTTTCAATCATCAAAGTAAAAGCGTATTGGTTCCACGTACGTGAGCGCGGCGTTTTCGGCGCGATCTTCGGTACTTTGATTTCTTTCGGTGTGTACTTTGCCTTCGACTGGGGTCAAGCGATCGTTGAAGCTTCTAAGCTTCACCCGACTGATACTTCTTGGTTCACGGGCATGATTCAACACTTGTTCGCGATCGACACTTTGACGACGAACGCGACATGGTTGGTTTTCTTCATCCCATCATTCTTGTTGGTTGTTTGGGCTTTGATCGACATGGTTCTTTTGAAGGATTCTCCAAAAGAAGCGAACTTCGACGATTTCGATACAGCGGACGCGTCTTCTGGTGACGACGAAAACGTTCAAATCACAATGAGCCTTGTACTTAAAAAAGTATTCTCAAGCCCAATCATGTACACGATCGCCTTGGTTGACTTCACGTCAGGCGTTTTGCGTAACGGTATCATGCAATGGTATTTGGTTTTCGCTCACGAGATGAAAGATAAAGATCCTGTTTACTTCGCAGGCACTGAATTCTTCACGAAAAACTGGGGTCTTCTGCTTTGCTTGACTGGTATCATCGGTGGTTTCGTAGCCGGTATGGTTTCAGACCGCTTGTTCCAATCTCGTCGTGGTCCTCCAGCAGCGATTAACAACATGATCATGATCGTGTTGCTTGCGGTGATGGCGTTCTTCTTGTTCAGCAATCCGACAGTTGTTGGTTCTGCAGCAGTTCTTATGACTTTGGCAGTTATCGGCGTTCACTCGTTGATGTCGGGTACAGCCGCTGCTGACTTCGGTGGTAAGAAAATGACGGCAACAGCTTCTGGCATCGTAGATGGTTGCGTGTACTTGGGTTCAGGTTTGCAATCACTTGCTATCGGTTACTTGTCTGCGAAAAGCTGGGCTTACTGGCCACTATTCTTGATTCCATTTGCGATCATGGGCTTGTTCCTTTCGATCAAAATGTGGAATGAACTTCCAAAAGCGACAAAAGAATATATTTTGCGCATGGAAAAAGAAGAAGAGGCAAAACAAAATGCCAATGCAACAAACCAAGTTGCAGATCCTGTGTAG
- a CDS encoding universal stress protein — MRIIWAMDAFEDNKELNQKMADILTHLFESTRAEIEPLYLLRENEIVLPTYEVPTWVTDHSRTAESLFREVLEDYNLPFLQEPHVIPHASQSHAGAAEVLSDYAVRTKADMIVVGSHGRQGFQRFILGSFAESLLLQSEVPVYVIGAHCTHTDGVKNIMFPTEFGEHSKDNYRHVLEMAKQFGAEITLFHCIARPIESLFDLDTRPKVYNYKGKMLTLDQIVEHQIEHQTQRAHHWIEWAEREGVRANFQVDSSFEGIDKLILNAIDRHNVDLIVMEAQSGPMSAALLGSYTRNVVRAAHCPVYVLTRHFYDRQEDRFADISPAP, encoded by the coding sequence ATGAGAATCATCTGGGCGATGGATGCGTTTGAAGACAACAAAGAGTTGAACCAGAAAATGGCTGATATTTTAACGCATTTATTTGAATCCACTCGTGCGGAAATTGAGCCTTTATATCTTCTACGCGAAAATGAAATCGTTCTTCCCACTTACGAAGTTCCAACCTGGGTCACAGATCATTCGCGTACGGCGGAATCATTATTCCGCGAAGTGCTTGAAGACTATAATCTGCCCTTCTTACAAGAGCCGCATGTCATACCTCACGCTTCACAATCGCACGCCGGTGCTGCCGAAGTGTTGTCGGACTATGCCGTGCGCACGAAGGCTGACATGATCGTTGTTGGCAGCCATGGCCGTCAGGGTTTTCAGCGCTTTATCTTGGGAAGTTTTGCGGAAAGCTTGCTTCTACAATCCGAAGTGCCTGTTTATGTGATCGGTGCGCACTGCACGCACACCGACGGCGTTAAAAACATTATGTTTCCCACTGAATTCGGCGAGCATTCTAAAGACAACTATCGCCATGTTTTAGAAATGGCGAAGCAGTTCGGCGCAGAGATCACTTTATTCCACTGCATTGCCCGTCCTATTGAAAGTCTTTTTGATCTAGATACTCGCCCGAAGGTTTACAATTACAAGGGCAAGATGCTGACATTAGATCAAATTGTCGAACATCAAATTGAACACCAAACGCAACGTGCCCATCACTGGATTGAGTGGGCCGAGCGTGAAGGCGTTCGCGCCAACTTCCAAGTCGATAGCAGCTTTGAAGGAATTGATAAACTTATCCTGAACGCTATTGATCGTCATAATGTAGATCTGATTGTGATGGAAGCCCAAAGCGGACCGATGAGTGCGGCTCTGCTAGGCAGCTACACTCGCAACGTGGTACGTGCGGCTCACTGCCCGGTGTATGTGTTGACTCGTCACTTCTATGATCGCCAGGAAGATCGTTTCGCTGATATCTCCCCAGCGCCGTAG
- a CDS encoding helix-turn-helix transcriptional regulator: MNEQDSQKLSCLGEKLGVCIKDQNKTVLFQNGASLKMCGNLTGQVCGKACMKLYHQVEECSAISQGMKLFKNTDLDGSKVDAMIVNDGNNITTFLYPLDENQDKYQKQEEYFVEKGLTKSEIRIMQMVLQGMTNAEIAEKLFISKATLKTHLNNAYKKLPSSIRPSQLRA, from the coding sequence ATGAATGAACAGGACTCACAGAAATTGAGTTGTTTAGGTGAAAAGCTTGGTGTGTGCATCAAGGACCAAAACAAAACCGTGCTATTTCAGAATGGCGCTTCGCTAAAGATGTGCGGCAATCTAACAGGGCAAGTGTGCGGTAAAGCGTGCATGAAGCTTTATCATCAAGTGGAAGAGTGTTCTGCGATCTCTCAAGGGATGAAGCTCTTTAAGAATACGGATCTTGATGGCAGCAAGGTCGATGCAATGATTGTGAATGATGGCAACAACATCACGACATTCCTGTATCCATTGGATGAAAATCAAGACAAGTATCAAAAGCAGGAAGAGTACTTCGTTGAAAAAGGTCTGACGAAGAGTGAGATCCGTATCATGCAAATGGTTTTGCAGGGTATGACGAATGCAGAAATTGCAGAGAAGCTTTTCATTTCCAAAGCAACTTTGAAAACGCATTTGAACAATGCCTATAAAAAGCTTCCAAGCTCCATTCGTCCGTCGCAATTAAGAGCGTAG
- a CDS encoding TetR/AcrR family transcriptional regulator, whose amino-acid sequence MGAAPVTHTNPEKKYMLKIPVQKRSKETVASIVESCARLLVQEPYHAITTDKIAEMAGVSIGSLYQFFANKEAIVAAVIDDLLQKDLAYIEEHLAKLEATDVDSKVHAFIDIGFTRFHDNRPLRTALQGVQGMLDYWETRRVFFEHYQKAVLAHMPALPGRDRDMVALFIVSSFNNILQLSLLGPQSPEREQAVKKEVYTLISRYLQP is encoded by the coding sequence ATGGGCGCAGCTCCTGTTACCCACACGAATCCTGAAAAGAAGTACATGCTGAAAATCCCGGTCCAAAAAAGATCTAAAGAGACCGTAGCCAGCATCGTAGAATCATGCGCACGTCTATTAGTGCAAGAGCCTTATCACGCTATTACAACTGATAAAATCGCCGAAATGGCGGGTGTAAGTATTGGTTCGCTTTACCAATTCTTTGCGAATAAAGAAGCTATTGTTGCAGCCGTTATCGACGACTTGCTTCAAAAAGACCTCGCTTACATTGAAGAACACTTGGCGAAACTTGAAGCCACAGACGTTGATTCGAAAGTTCATGCTTTCATCGATATCGGCTTCACACGCTTCCACGACAACAGACCTTTAAGAACTGCTTTGCAGGGCGTACAAGGCATGTTGGATTACTGGGAAACGCGCAGAGTTTTCTTCGAACACTACCAAAAAGCAGTGTTAGCACATATGCCAGCATTGCCAGGCAGAGATCGCGACATGGTTGCCTTGTTCATCGTGAGCTCTTTTAACAACATCTTGCAATTGAGCCTTCTAGGACCTCAATCTCCTGAAAGAGAGCAAGCTGTTAAAAAAGAAGTCTACACTTTGATCAGCCGTTACTTACAACCTTAA
- a CDS encoding voltage-gated chloride channel family protein has translation MIYLLPVGGLIIAYVYHLFGKKVEAGNNLLIDEIHNPQAVVPLRMAPLVLFGTLATHLFGGSAGREGTAVQMGGSLADQLTKIFKLNSEDRKLLLMAGIAGGFASVFGTPLAGAIFGLEVLAIGRMRTSGILPCFIAAVVADQVCLVWGIHHTHYAISEVPALSFFNISWALIAGAIFGLCAFLFSWSMHRSTKAFKNFISYTPLRAFVGGILVLVLVAICQTDRYLGLGIPVLVESFQHSVPSYDFILKLIFTVVTLSAGFKGGEVTPLFFIGATLGNALAWMIPLPVSLLAGMGFVAVFAGAANTPLACTLMALELFGSEAAVYTALACVMSYLFSGHSGIYHSQKIEVRKYAEKN, from the coding sequence TTGATTTATCTTTTGCCGGTGGGCGGCTTGATCATCGCGTATGTTTATCACTTGTTTGGAAAAAAGGTCGAAGCTGGCAACAATCTGCTGATTGATGAAATTCACAATCCACAAGCGGTGGTACCGTTACGAATGGCGCCGTTGGTTTTATTCGGAACTTTAGCGACGCATCTTTTTGGTGGCTCTGCGGGACGCGAAGGCACGGCCGTCCAAATGGGTGGAAGTCTTGCGGATCAATTAACGAAAATTTTTAAATTAAATTCTGAAGATCGTAAGTTGTTGCTGATGGCCGGTATCGCCGGTGGTTTTGCCTCGGTTTTTGGAACTCCGCTGGCTGGAGCAATTTTTGGTTTGGAAGTTTTGGCGATCGGCCGCATGCGCACGTCTGGAATTTTGCCATGCTTTATTGCCGCCGTTGTTGCCGATCAAGTGTGCCTGGTATGGGGCATTCATCATACACATTATGCAATATCAGAGGTCCCGGCACTTTCGTTCTTTAATATTTCATGGGCACTGATTGCTGGCGCTATCTTCGGGCTTTGCGCCTTTTTATTTTCATGGAGCATGCATCGCTCCACAAAAGCATTTAAGAACTTCATCAGCTACACTCCCCTGCGCGCGTTCGTCGGTGGTATTCTTGTTTTAGTTTTGGTTGCTATTTGCCAGACAGACCGCTACTTGGGATTAGGCATCCCTGTGCTTGTTGAAAGTTTTCAGCATTCTGTTCCGAGTTATGATTTCATCTTAAAGTTGATCTTTACGGTTGTGACTTTAAGTGCTGGCTTTAAAGGCGGCGAAGTTACACCGTTATTTTTTATTGGAGCAACTTTAGGTAATGCACTTGCGTGGATGATTCCATTGCCGGTTTCTTTACTTGCAGGAATGGGCTTTGTTGCCGTATTTGCCGGAGCCGCCAACACACCACTGGCGTGCACATTGATGGCGCTAGAGTTATTCGGAAGCGAAGCTGCGGTTTACACAGCCCTTGCATGCGTGATGAGCTATTTGTTTTCAGGTCATTCAGGAATTTATCATTCACAAAAAATTGAGGTACGTAAGTATGCTGAAAAAAATTAA